The Falsibacillus pallidus genome window below encodes:
- a CDS encoding restriction endonuclease FokI C-terminal domain-containing protein, whose amino-acid sequence MINNWQVPRNKRKLYPVVDVLSLFNLQTIGDDWRGNLHRQLDFESELERFGLKRPGERRDRRAGGARTYESWLFNLGLIFKEQDNDVVRTTLAGEALLAGQPPVPIITNQLMKLQYPSPYSIRSRVNINPRFRIRPFRFLLRLLVDQQIQTLNKAEIGRFVITEGENESTTCFQHVKQRILNFRNLGDAILHANFEELYQSSTTGVRTRESTISYLEDIGNTLINYLEYTQLVRRNERGHIYIPAESIATVETILNDGSGLRAFNPNEPFGIQRFQRAFGLAPGQNRDNRNFGGQTITDTLYRERRVRSHLLHIAGTRPISHFNVRLINEISDSTGYSNHQVEDALANFRPDTFSHFEASYLNMALSGTELAADFEIATGGIFEELGFDSEHVGNQPLHPDVFVRSPLNFSGIIDTKAYRQYTISNDHRNRMINNYIPTYQNGNNLEFFMYVADGFGTNIDTQVQDIATRTNVNGSVITAQNMIRLLQRHSSNPLDHNRLRMLFTQNSIIRLSDINSL is encoded by the coding sequence ATGATAAATAATTGGCAAGTTCCCAGAAATAAAAGGAAATTGTACCCTGTTGTTGATGTTCTTTCACTTTTTAACTTACAAACGATAGGCGATGATTGGAGAGGAAACTTGCATCGCCAATTAGATTTTGAGAGTGAATTAGAAAGATTTGGGTTAAAAAGACCGGGAGAACGGCGGGACAGGCGTGCTGGTGGTGCAAGAACTTATGAGTCATGGCTATTCAATTTGGGTTTAATTTTTAAAGAGCAAGACAATGATGTGGTACGGACTACTTTAGCGGGAGAAGCACTTCTTGCTGGTCAACCTCCAGTACCTATTATTACAAATCAACTAATGAAGCTCCAATATCCATCACCTTATTCAATAAGAAGTAGGGTTAATATTAACCCTCGTTTCCGAATTAGACCTTTTCGATTCTTGTTAAGACTACTTGTAGACCAACAGATTCAAACTCTTAATAAAGCCGAGATAGGTCGCTTTGTCATAACCGAGGGAGAAAATGAATCAACAACTTGTTTCCAACATGTTAAACAAAGGATTCTTAATTTCCGTAACCTTGGAGATGCAATTCTTCATGCTAACTTCGAAGAGTTATACCAAAGTAGTACAACAGGAGTGAGGACGAGGGAAAGCACTATATCTTATTTAGAGGACATAGGAAATACTTTAATAAATTATTTGGAATATACACAATTGGTTAGAAGAAATGAAAGGGGACATATATATATCCCTGCTGAAAGTATTGCAACTGTTGAAACTATATTAAATGATGGATCTGGCCTTCGTGCTTTTAATCCAAACGAACCTTTTGGAATACAGCGATTTCAGAGAGCCTTTGGGTTAGCACCAGGTCAAAATAGAGACAATCGAAATTTTGGAGGTCAGACTATAACGGACACCTTGTATAGAGAGAGACGTGTACGTAGTCATTTACTTCATATTGCCGGGACAAGACCAATTTCTCACTTTAATGTAAGATTAATAAACGAAATTTCTGATTCCACTGGCTATTCAAATCACCAAGTTGAAGATGCTTTGGCAAACTTCAGGCCTGATACCTTTTCGCACTTTGAGGCAAGTTATTTAAACATGGCTTTAAGTGGGACAGAACTGGCTGCTGATTTTGAAATTGCTACCGGTGGGATATTTGAAGAGTTAGGTTTTGATTCGGAACATGTCGGAAACCAACCTTTGCATCCAGATGTTTTTGTGCGATCGCCATTGAATTTTTCAGGAATTATTGATACTAAGGCATACAGACAATATACTATATCTAATGACCATAGGAACAGAATGATTAATAATTATATTCCAACATATCAAAACGGTAATAACCTTGAATTTTTCATGTATGTTGCTGATGGATTTGGGACAAATATAGACACCCAGGTTCAAGATATTGCAACAAGAACTAATGTAAATGGAAGTGTTATAACTGCCCAAAATATGATAAGGTTATTACAACGGCATTCCTCTAATCCACTTGATCATAATAGACTGCGAATGCTTTTTACTCAGAATTCAATAATAAGATTATCGGATATCAACTCTCTGTGA